In the genome of Limnobaculum zhutongyuii, one region contains:
- a CDS encoding LacI family DNA-binding transcriptional regulator translates to MANIRDVASRAGVSVSSVSNVLNGRTDQMRQETLVRIENAMLELNYHPNRAAQQLKTGHAKMIGLLVPSIVNPSFAALAREVDLAAKNNHGYRVLLGNTYREEDEEQAFLTDLMSHGVRGVIVVSSSIEKSHFSEAAENGLVMVNYDGSSVTDAESNQILYDSVSMDNRQAGRIAAQYLIDQGCREIAFVTETTRTISRCHKIEGFLALAAEKGMKTHARVIEGKATKAYGDTEMVELGNQLAATISELPLKPDGIVAINDVLAIGLIAGLRSKGIRVPEDISIVGIDNISLSGLITPALTSVAPPLADMATIMVERLISRLNSPHINAEEFLFTPTLVVRDSVIKRPG, encoded by the coding sequence ATGGCAAATATTCGTGATGTAGCAAGTCGTGCAGGCGTATCGGTCAGTTCGGTCTCCAATGTTCTTAACGGGCGGACCGATCAGATGCGTCAGGAAACGCTGGTGCGCATCGAAAACGCCATGCTGGAACTGAACTATCACCCGAATCGGGCGGCCCAGCAGTTAAAAACCGGGCATGCCAAAATGATTGGGCTACTGGTCCCTTCTATCGTTAACCCCAGCTTTGCAGCGCTGGCGCGGGAAGTGGATCTGGCGGCCAAAAACAATCATGGCTATCGGGTACTGTTGGGAAATACCTACCGGGAAGAGGACGAAGAGCAGGCTTTTCTCACCGATTTAATGTCCCACGGCGTACGTGGCGTTATTGTGGTTTCCAGCTCTATCGAAAAAAGCCACTTTTCCGAAGCGGCAGAGAACGGTCTGGTGATGGTGAACTATGACGGAAGTTCGGTAACCGATGCGGAGTCTAACCAGATTCTGTATGACAGTGTCTCAATGGATAACCGGCAGGCCGGGCGCATTGCCGCTCAGTACCTGATCGATCAGGGTTGCCGTGAAATCGCCTTTGTCACCGAAACCACCCGCACTATCAGCCGTTGCCATAAGATAGAAGGCTTTCTGGCGCTGGCTGCCGAAAAGGGAATGAAAACCCACGCCCGGGTCATTGAGGGCAAAGCCACCAAAGCTTACGGTGATACCGAGATGGTTGAGCTGGGAAACCAGCTGGCGGCAACCATCAGTGAATTACCGCTTAAGCCGGATGGCATTGTCGCGATTAACGACGTGCTGGCTATTGGCCTGATTGCCGGCCTGCGTAGTAAGGGAATTCGGGTTCCGGAAGATATCTCTATTGTGGGTATCGATAATATCTCACTGTCGGGATTAATCACGCCGGCCCTGACGTCAGTGGCCCCACCGCTGGCGGATATGGCAACCATTATGGTGGAACGGCTAATCAGCCGCCTGAATTCTCCTCATATCAATGCTGAAGAGTTTTTATTTACACCAACGCTGGTGGTCAGAGATTCCGTAATTAAACGCCCCGGATAA
- a CDS encoding HIT family protein, whose translation MSNASCGYCHPENEYVLWRDDQCRVLFVEQTDFTGWCRVVWNEHLAELSDLDPQQRNRIMQVVAEVEKNIRQLLSPKKMNVASLGTGLPHLHWHIIPRNEDDSHFPEPVWCQPLRQGVVRPLPENFVDEMKARLNAAL comes from the coding sequence ATGAGCAATGCATCTTGTGGCTATTGCCATCCTGAAAATGAGTATGTGCTGTGGCGCGATGACCAGTGCCGGGTACTGTTTGTGGAACAGACCGATTTTACCGGCTGGTGCCGGGTCGTGTGGAATGAACATCTGGCTGAATTAAGCGATTTAGACCCGCAACAGCGCAACCGTATTATGCAGGTGGTGGCTGAAGTGGAGAAAAACATTCGCCAGTTACTCAGCCCGAAAAAAATGAATGTCGCCAGCCTGGGTACCGGCCTGCCGCATCTGCACTGGCATATCATTCCGCGCAATGAAGACGACAGCCACTTTCCTGAACCGGTATGGTGTCAGCCGCTGCGCCAGGGCGTAGTGCGTCCATTACCCGAAAACTTTGTCGATGAGATGAAAGCGCGCCTGAATGCGGCGCTGTAA